One part of the Candidatus Thermoplasmatota archaeon genome encodes these proteins:
- the hycI gene encoding hydrogenase maturation peptidase HycI has protein sequence MVNILMGIGNALGGDDAIGPWIAKNFKHRGWLSIDCGTVPENFTSLVKEHRSKYLVIVDAAQLNLAPGEFRVVPKDKIDTFALTTHSLPLSFLISYLEEYAENIICIGVQPKSVRPFSTLSKEVRAGALKIIKILKQKKFDSLIAV, from the coding sequence ATGGTCAATATTCTTATGGGTATAGGCAATGCGTTAGGCGGCGATGATGCTATTGGACCATGGATTGCAAAAAATTTCAAGCATAGAGGTTGGCTTTCAATAGATTGCGGGACTGTGCCTGAGAATTTTACATCTCTAGTAAAAGAGCATCGCTCGAAATATTTAGTTATTGTAGACGCAGCTCAGCTAAACTTAGCTCCTGGAGAATTTAGAGTTGTGCCTAAGGATAAGATTGACACCTTTGCTCTCACTACACATTCTCTACCATTATCTTTTTTAATATCTTATCTCGAGGAGTATGCCGAGAATATTATATGTATAGGCGTGCAGCCGAAAAGCGTTAGACCTTTCTCAACTCTTTCTAAAGAAGTGAGAGCTGGAGCACTGAAAATTATTAAGATTCTCAAGCAGAAAAAATTTGATAGTTTGATAGCGGTATAA